ttaattaacagtttactaatggtctattaactagttataacagGTAGTTATTAGAAAGTGTTACCGAAAACGCTTTATCAATGTTTTGTCCCCccagaaacattccaaccataacaaaatatattttttaatgttcttaaaGTGCACAACGTGATcataggtaaaaaaataaaaaaataaaaaacatgtaaacaaatactttatcatataCTATTCAGAAACTATTATATATTTAGATCGACTGCAAAAATGCATATCGATACCAAGTCTGGATCGATATTGTATCAATATCAGATCGATGCTGACCTGGTATCGATAATGTCGATATTTTGATCGACTGCAAAATTGCAGGCATAATTTATCCAAGCTAGTGGTGGGCAtatcgatccaaatatcgatattatgaTGATATTATTGCATTTTTGCAGTCAAAACGCACATGCACAACACGTCAACGGCACGCAGCAAGGCCGAGCCGGgcgggcgagcgagcgagcaagGTACCCCGAGCTGCCGGagcgacagcgccgccgccggctcGCCAGCGCCGTCGATTGGGAGAGCAGAGAAGAAAAGCGAGCCGTTGCCTCCGCGTAGGAATCGGACAgagaaggaggagggggaggagggggaggagggggagggtgTCGACAGGGTGAGAAGAGGGCCGGCGGGTGAGGAAGCGAGGCCGGGCAGACGGAAGGATGAGAGAGGGAGGAGAAAAGAGGCGGGGCCGCCGGCACGGCGAGGAATTCCAGCTGGCCGACGGAGTGGCGGCGCTTCTGGCGCGCGGGGCCCCCGGGAGGGCCGCCGCCCACTTCCTGCCGGTTTCCGTCTACCAACCTCTGGGAGATGAACATCGTCGACGAGTCTACCGTCCGTTGCTGCGCGGGCGTCAGACTCGGAGCTGAGAAAAACGACAAACAAGACTCGTTTACTCGTTTACTCGTTTACATGTcactcgcaaaaaaaaaaaaaaaaaaggagacaagCTTCTTCATCTGGCTTCCGTTCGACCACAAAGTTCACCACAAACTTTGGCGAATCCCGTCAAGTACTGCATTTTGTCTAtcgaggaccaaaactgacaaaagaaaTACTAAAAGaataaagtgaaaatacaaacatataaaatatacaattcaaatattaaatacaataatatatataagtgggaaaaaaaactatccataaataaatattaaaagtaaaaataaaaagtaagattcaaaaaataaaaaataaatactttcattaaattccacatttattttttatattttttgttttggaaataaataccaaaaaaaatatttccacatttatttttatatttattttcattgtttgtGTGGATGGCGGAGAACAGGACATGCTGTCGTTATTTTTTCACTTAATTCATTAAGTATTTCTTTACTTTTGAATTTTGtcaaatagtaaaaataaattaaaaaatagattaaaaaatacatataaaaatgtggaaattaaaaataaaattttccatatttttatttttattttttgtgtggaatagcataaatagcaaaaataattacaaaaaaagattaaaaaaataaatgtaaaaataaatgtggaaatacaaaaaaaaaaatatttccacatttattttttatttattttgtgtggaTGGCGGAGAACAGGACGGAGCTGTCATGATTTTTTCACTTAAttcatttagtatttatttactttttaagaaaaattatttccacatttatttgtattttttttaatcttttttttgcagttttagtttgtttttatttccatttatatttacttttttaaattatattttttatatccgttattttatattttataacttgggcagttttggtcctccatattagTCAAGCGTAAAAGTAACTCCATGAGAAAGGCTGATTGAGAACTTGAGTGGAGAGGGAGGGGCCAACCGGAGAGCTTCCACGGCGATTGGTTGTCCGCGATGCCGCTCAGTGGCCAAAGGTCACTCACTCGTCGGTCCATCTGCCAGGCTGCATCTGCAGGCAGCCAATCAGAAGACGttctttaaacaaacaaaaaaaagccccgAGACTTGTCGATTGGGCTCCTCCTACATTGTTTACTTTGGCctacaaatggcaaacattgaTCTTTCTAATGATTAAAGAAAGTGGCTATTTTGCACATTCCATGTGGGCGCGGTTGCACTCAACTGACATTTGAGCGTCCCGGGCGACAGGATGTCCTCGTCCATGTCGTCCAGGTCGTCGGACAGGAGGAGGTGCTGCGGCGTGGCCGGCCGCAGGCCCAGGAAGGACGGGTCCAGATTGAGGGCGGCGGCCAGCGCCCCCAGGCCCGGGTTGCTCACCAGGCAGAAACCCGTCAGGTTCTCGATGTTCTGCCAGCGGTGCAGCTTCTCGCGCAGCGCCGCCGTCACGTCGGCCAGGGCCTGCCTGGACCGCACGTCGGGAGGTTATATTTGTCACATTTTGATAGTCACAGGTCAAAGGTCACTCACTTGGCAGAAAGGATCTTGTGGTCGACGTCGTCCAGCGAGGAGCTGTGGGCCACGTGAAACGTGCCAAACAGAGAACTTCTCTTCTTCTTGATCTTCTCGGCCTGAAATAGTGATCAAAATGGTCGTCGTTTAGCGTTTAGCGGATCTTCCGGCCGGGGGCGATGACGGCAATTGATCTCATCTCCTCCCTCACCCCCTCCCTGGCTTGCAGCAGCTGCCTCTCGGCGCTCTGCTTCTTGACGTTGTAGTACTGGACTTCCACCTCGTGCGTCAGCTGCAGCCACATCTGCAGCGCGTCCGGCGGCGACCAGCCGGCCCGCCACTCCAGCTCCCTCTCGGCCTTTTTCAGCGCCGTCCTCACCTGCGGCGgacgcacaacaacaacaacaacaacaaaaagtggaACGAACGCTCCATCgcgcaaaaaaaaactgtctgtgtCGCCGGCCCTCCACCTGCTCCAGTTCTTCCTCGGCGTACTTCTGCCGACTCCGCTCGTTCTCGGCGCCCTCGCGCAGCTGACGCAGCCGCCGGGCCTCCTGCTTGGCCGCGTCGATCTCGTGCCGAAGCTCCGCCTCCACCTTCACTTTCTCCACCTGGACGCAGCGCTGGTCCTCCTGCGCCTTTTGCAGCCTCGCAACGACAACAACGACGACGACGGAATGATGACTTTGACTTTGAAATTAGTATTAGAtcgatattgttgttgttttttttccaaggcagataccgataccaatcatgagtagtcaaggagaccgataactgATACTTCAAGCCGATATTTGTTTGCAGTTAAAGAGAACATATTAGCGGCAACTTTTTGAACAattatttgttaaacataaagaattgacGGCTTtgttgaaaaattaaaacaaaagtccatattttgcccagaattaatttgataacttcattatttttcatggacaatttaaaaactcattttcgCACTTGCTGCCGaccgatgatgtcatcacctgcgctgaggaagtcgctaacgaccaatcatggctcaccttgttttctgggtttgaatgaaataaaagagTTAACTTTATgttttaatatccatccatccatccattttcttgaccgcttattcctcacaagactTAGACTAAAGACTTagacttggacttgactttattgatccctttgggatggctccctctttacatgtccagcagcaatgagaacagataataaaatgaaaaataattcaatcaatcaataaataaggttattacaccagagattgaattaataataacaataataataaaatgaaaaataagaattcaatcaatcaataaataaggacattattaatattattaatattattattacctattaataacacattttgcaactttttatcgactgaaaatgacatcacaagggctaaccaatcacagctcaccttgtgaatgttacatgaccaaacctagaaaacaggtgagctgtgattggttacctgagcccttgtgatgtcattttcagtcgataaaaagttgcaaaatgtgttattaataagtaataataataatattattataatattaataatgtccttatttattgattaacaataaataataataataaaatgaaaaataagaattcaatcaataaataaataaggacattattaatattgttataatattattattacttattaataacacattttgcaactttttatcgactgaaaatgacatcacaagggctcaggtaaccaatcacagctcacctgttttctaggtttggtcatgtgacattcacaaggtgagctgtgattggttacctgaacccttgtgatgtcattttcagtcgacagcaagttgcaaaatgctttttaaaaggtgctaattgtacatgaaaaataatgaaaatatcaaatttattataggcaaaatattaatctttgactgccaaaaataagtaaagtatccctttaaaataaataaaaataaaataaaaatcctttaCAACACTTTTCTCATGgagacatttacattttctcatatttccctcgtttaaacattctcaatcttCAAACTTTCATACATTTCATAAAATAGATgcatgattgttaaaaaaaaaatgcatgcaaaattgcacacacaaaaaatgcaaCACGGTGAGGCTGCGAAAAGTGAAGCGCCTTATAGCGAGGGAACGCGAGAAGTAATTGAATATATTAAGCAGCAGGTGGCGCTGTGACCTGTCtgccttgttttgtttgtgacaTGGAGCAACGAGAGGAAAGTGTGTCACGGGCACATGAGCGAGCACCTGTTTGAGTCCAAATGAGCGACAGTGGATCAGCGCAGCAGCTGAATATACGACAAGAGAACGTCATCGTGACAAAACGACGACAACAAGTCGCGAACGTTCATCTccggcgtgcgtgcgcgcgtgtgcgcacGCGCGGAGGACAGACTGTCAAGCGAACTCCTGCTCGTCTCTCGTTGCCCTTAAAAGGAGTTTCAAAGTGGAATCTTTGTTGCCTGCTGGTCACGGTCTCAcggttctgttttgtttgttttttttaactcactttTCCTGCATGTCCAACAGGCTCTGCTCGGCCCTCTGAAGCCCCTCCAGGTCCTTCATCAGCTTGCCCAGGTCGTCCCGGGACCTTCTGGTCTGGACGTAAGCGAACCAGCAGCCGCCCAGCGCCGCCAGGATGGACGCGCCCAGCACCAGGTCCTTCCACCGGTTCTGTCGGCCTActttcacgcacgcacacacgcgggtTATATAAATAGACGGCAAGGCCGTCATGCGGTGATGgagtgtttgcaaaaaaaaaagaggatttcAGCGGTGGTTTTTCAGCCTGTTTTTAGTCTGGAACTTTTGAATGAAACTTTGCTGgcgtgtttattattatttcaactaCATTATTGTGGGCGCTCAGTTTACAACGAGTTCCTTGCTGGTGCAAAATATCTGCTAAAtccagtttttgttgttgttgacttcTAGGTAGACTTGAACTGCCTTTGCACAACATGCCTGCTCtggaagttcttttttttttttttttttccgttgtaGTAGTAGCAGGCCTTCTGTCAAATCAAATAGAAACGACCATcaactttttccccattcattttcaatgcgactgacaaacttgtttttttgtcatttatttcatatttctttatatatttttttaatatatttttgtttacttttgttttattatataattatttatattatatgcaTTTATATACTTTCAACCACAATTAATAGtgtcattttcacataatttatcttttaatttacttcataagcattccacatgcagtgAAATATTAGcaattattcatatttttttttatattattttgtttacttttgttttaattcatccatccatccattttcttaaccgcttacaccagggttgttttaattattatataatgtattttttatgatttttttttttttttaatatttatattatacacatttcatttcaacttcaattaataaTGTGTAATTTTCACGTAATGTATTATTTCAGtttaagcattccacatgcattcaaatcttagcatttatttatatttttttatattcttttGGTTACTTTTGTTgtattatataatttatttttattattttgtattattatattatacgcatttatttcatttcaaccCCAATTAATAACgcgtaattttcacataatttattatttcaattgaagcattccacatgcattcaaaacttagcatttatttatattttttatattttgtttacttttgttggatttattgtataatttatttagattttttttttcatttgtattttttatttttgatattataCGCATTGATTTCATTTCAACTCCAGTTAATGatgtgtaattttcacataatttaccTTGAATTGACTTGCTGAgcgttccacatgcattcaaatattagcattcctctttcagcattcccacgcaatttctgcagaaattgtgcTCGTTTTTCGACTTGTTCGGAATCGTTTGGCCTGAGCCGAGAGGTCAGTCGGCACTCTACCTTGATGCTTTTTGCTGACCAGGCAGGAAGTGAAGTGGCGCCTACCTGCCGGCGGTCCGAACAGCACCGTATCCAGCGCCTTGAGCTGCAACTTCTGCGCGTGGCTGCGCTCCAAAATTTTCAACACGCCCGCCGTCAGGGTGGCGTTCTTCACCGCCAGCCTGATGGCGGAAAGAGCGGGATGAGGTCAGGCGAGGTCACCCGCTCGCTCCATCCATCCGCGTGGCCGCAGGCGTGCGTGACACGTACAGGTGAGCGTTACCTTGGCAACGCCCTGCCGTCCAGCCCGTGTTTCCGGAAGCTTTCGGCGTACTGGGGGAGCTCCACGCTCAGTTGCAGCCACTCCGCCACCTGCTCGCCTGTCCAGTTGTACACTGGACACAGTTTGCGTTTTGTTCTCGTTTTAGTTTTTGACGAGAGAGCTGTAATCGTGCAGGTAGCGGTCCCGCCCCCTCTCACCTGTTCCCGGACTCACCTTCTGAGTTCTTCCAGGCGTCCCACATGTCCTGCACGCTGATGCGCAGGTCCGCGCGGTGGAAGTTGCTGTGCTTGGCTTTCGGGTCGTGATACTTGAGGTCCTCTCGCAGAAACTgacgcaacaaaaaaagtccaacCGCCAGTCAGACGTCTCGAGtgacgttttttgtttagtttttccgTTTTGTGTGTTTCTCACCTCGTCGGTCTCTGCGGCGTCCACCGTTCCGTCGGCGTCGTCGTCCATCTGCTTGTGGATGCTGCGGATGGCCTCGAAGCTCAACAGGGCGTTCTCGTCCTCGCACAACGTTCGGTCCAGTGTGCACAGATCTACGAGGCACGCCATCAAAAGTCAACACACCCCTTGTTTAAATGCTGCGTTTTTAtcatattcaaaacaaaaaaacaaaacaaaatgagccTAAGATAcagcatttcaaaactttttcaaaCATTCATTTCATCTAGTATGATGCAACTcaatagttaaaaaaagaaaaaaaaaggtggttgcacaagtgtccACACCCTCATGAGAGTCGTTgaaatgttctagtaggctttgaTTGACATATTTGTTGACCTCATTTCAAGCATTTGCAAGATTCAACTGttcaataaatacaattgtaataattagaaaatgttaattgtaataaaaaaaaaaaaagtgtacgttTTTTGGCCAAGGTTGATCGAAAATATTCTGGACACCACACCAACATCCAAATtatgagcatttttttcatatttaatttgAATATAATATATGCACAataatattggaaaatcatgcgatatagttgctgaatatagcgatagatattgcgatatttaacatgtgtacagaaatgacatttttattaactaatgaaataatttaaaaaaataatcatgcagcaaaataagcaaactcaataaattaatgaattattacttctcgataatgttcaactattggatggcggtgcacattttacttagcggctgactggtcaaattcaaatcaaagcataaaattacatataaaacttattgcattcTGTGCGATGTGCATATTGCATGgaccaatattgtgatattgattttttttatatatattgtgcagctgtaGATAGATAGTTAAATAGACAGAAATGTCATatttaaactaaaatttaataactaacttacaaaaaagaaaaaataatgctcAGTTTTTCAATGCAGCAATTTTTGATTTATGGCAACACGGTGCGCTAGTGGTTAGTACATTTGCCACAGTTGAatggttctgggtttgaatctcagcccGGACTtagtgtgggttttctcctgtTATGTGAGCCTTGCAACAACGCGTGCAGTATATGTTAGCGCAATTGAGGAATGTCTGTGAATCGTTTTGTCTCTTTGCTTCCAGTAGCcattagaacaaaaaaaaaaatcccggaaATTAGTTCCGTGTACCTTTTAGAAAGTAgcttacaacaaaaataaaaaatggtgctTGCAGTAGTTGACAGTTAGCAGTTAGCATCCAGTCGTGGCCTCATGCCTTTGGTCGCCATGACAACCGAGTTGACTTGGACGCATGACAGCAGGAACGTTATGCCCACATTTGGTCATTCGGGCCTCTTGAGACTCTCTGGACGatcgcgtgcgtgtgcgtgcgcgcgcgtgtgcacGATGAGCTCACGGTCCAGAATAGCAAGTCGAAGACAAACACGCTTTGTCCAGGTTCGAAGTCGTTCCCATTCATCTGGGAAGGACAAACCTAAACAGAGCGTAAATCATCAGATGGCGTTTCCAAGTCGAGCGCAAACTCGCACGGGAAGTCGTCTCGCAGGAGTCGCTTTTATTTATACTGCCTTGAAATGACTTGTGCTGCTCACTGCGGAAATACGACAGTTCGTGTACACCACAGACCAGTAAGTACAGTgcgctgcagtttttttttttttttttttgtgtcctgaAATCTCCCACAACGTCCTGGCGAATAGGAAAGCcggaattggtgtcaaggaagtacagTAGAGCTATGAGTGCCCCATTTAAGATTTTTCAagctattttctttatttatatgatatattttattttattttttatttgtacagtatatatagatttttttaattatattttttgtcatgttggAACAAATTAAAGGCATTTCCATGAAAAAAACTGATTTAAAGTCAGTTGAGTTGCAAACTTGGTTATACTAGAAGTGCCACTAAACTGCTCATCTAGTTAACACATTAATGAGATCCAGTCTACAATTTAGCCCAACTGAAAGGCTGTttatgtgctgctgttttggttagcaacagagttcaTGTTCGCGTGTGAACAATAGCATCCATGatcatatggaggaccaaaactgacaaaattaaaaataaataaatgactacataaatagataaataaatgactaaatacatagataaataaataaattactaaatcaatgactaaataaatagataaataaattacgaaataaataaatgactaaataaataaatgactaaaaagtgaaaataaaaacggatttatttccatttatatttattttttagatataattttcgcattatattttcttttttttttaatccatttttattttcacttttactaatttatttatttagttatttatttatttagaattttggcagttttggttctCCACATGACCAGAGTGagggttggagaaaaaaaacaagagaaaaaaaacaaacaaacaagtgagGCATCTATTTGAGGGAGGCGCTAACTTATTTTGTCTTAAGTGGCTCGGCGTCTAATTGGTTAAAAGCGTCTATTCAAGGGACGAATAGGAAACGAGAGATCCCGAGTGGACGTTGTTTTGTTTggccagtggaaaaaaaaaaaaaaaagctcttcgCGCTCGTCAACGCCGTCCATCAAGTTGACCCTCACTCAGTCAATtgtacatcacaaaaaaaaaaaaaaaggtaaagacAGACACAGAGGTGAAGTGACACCAAGCGTCACGTGAGAGGATTAACATCAACAGCTGGGAGAGGATAAAAATACAGAAAGAAGCAGGAAGGTCAAGTCAAAGTCAACACTGTAACAACCGCGACATTTTTTCAGCACATTTGACTCACAAAAATTCGACTTACACTCGCACGACTGCAGATTGACTTTCACACGGAACCAACTTGTTacaacgcaaaaaaaaagaaagaaaaagaaagaaaaaacacgaCCCCTGGTGTTCGTATTGGGGAAACAACACGTTGGGATAATATTTGGGAAGCTCTCCACAACAATTCCAAAATTCCACATTGGCGCTGAGACGAGCTCTCGAATGAAACTCGATAGCATCGTTCACAATGCTAACAAGTCACGTTCATATTCAGTCTCCTCGCTACATAAACCATGTACAGTAGCGAACACTAAAAACATGACAAGACAAAGACTTTCTTGACAGTAAGCGCGAATCTATTTGTGTCGCAAGCGTTTCCTTCCTGCGACGCCGCACGGAAGCTGCGGTGAAGCGAACCAGCGGCTATCGCACGTCACGCCGTCATCGTACGCAAATCGTTTCCTTTCAAACACTTGGTGCAAATGTGAACTTTTGCAGTCAAataatgtaacgatatccaaacatcgcaaTATgacgctcacgatacgataatgatcacgatattgtggggaggttggcgatacaaaaaaaagtcacaatattgtaaaaaatacatcaataatTGAGCTCTTGCTAAAAacgaaaacaatattgtgcttttgtacataacagcaatgcatataaacaatctACAATCTCAAATAACGCTTACTTGCTAATTATCTTCCCCTTCTGACCACTAGCGaccattttaaacatagaagggccaaaacatgccttctgaaaattaaactgcactaaaaaaacaaaaaaaaaaactagccaccagagggtgctagaactgcacaaatagaaaccaacccgacttttttaaacggatgtgctgcttttaactcattgactggcagccattttcacagaaacaatcctgttcgctcgcggctctttgactggatttggactgattttgcaaagcctaccagaatattgcgttctattgctttgcagttgagaagcttcatcaaagccttctgtgtgctctggcattttaaaaaacaaacaaacacacaaaaaaacgtataaatacgtctttgggagacttaaaacatttaaaatacatttttgggagcaaatgagttaatatcgtgacatgatgatgacgatatattgtggcagttttaataatatcgcaatatcatgttattgccgttatcgttacacccctaactcattcactgccattgacggaaaaagacgtcaaaatatgcattttttagCTGGTCTGGCGGTGAATGTGATAATAAGACAGGcaaacaaaaatgctatttaCAGATGTTTTCAGATGTTTGTCAACTTACCTGCCGCTGCCGCGTGTGAATGTTGACGTTGATGTTGATGTTGACGGTCCGGCTGGGCACGCTCACCTTTGCCCGCGTAGACGCTCAGGACACACAGCAGCCACAAACGCACGCGCGCCATGTCTGCGACACCACACAGCAGAACGTCAAACTTccgacacacacaaatgcaacaCATATACAAGCACActgctgctgcaaaaaaaaagtgcaagaaGATTTCATAACTGGACACATTTGCTGATTtattaagaagaagaaaaaaagagagcgagaaGCCCCTCCCCAAACATCAACATCTCCCATttcctcacacacacaaaaaagtc
The Festucalex cinctus isolate MCC-2025b chromosome 18, RoL_Fcin_1.0, whole genome shotgun sequence genome window above contains:
- the LOC144006527 gene encoding stromal interaction molecule 1-like isoform X6, encoding MARVRLWLLCVLSVYAGKGERAQPDRQHQHQRQHSHAAAADLCTLDRTLCEDENALLSFEAIRSIHKQMDDDADGTVDAAETDEFLREDLKYHDPKAKHSNFHRADLRISVQDMWDAWKNSEVYNWTGEQVAEWLQLSVELPQYAESFRKHGLDGRALPRLAVKNATLTAGVLKILERSHAQKLQLKALDTVLFGPPAVGRQNRWKDLVLGASILAALGGCWFAYVQTRRSRDDLGKLMKDLEGLQRAEQSLLDMQEKLQKAQEDQRCVQVEKVKVEAELRHEIDAAKQEARRLRQLREGAENERSRQKYAEEELEQVRTALKKAERELEWRAGWSPPDALQMWLQLTHEVEVQYYNVKKQSAERQLLQAREGAEKIKKKRSSLFGTFHVAHSSSLDDVDHKILSAKQALADVTAALREKLHRWQNIENLTGFCLVSNPGLGALAAALNLDPSFLGLRPATPQHLLLSDDLDDMDEDILSPGTLKYAAWQMDRRVSDLWPLSGIADNQSPWKLSAPSLTPAQQRTVDSSTMFISQRDIMDRSDSDSPLPHPHSQSRSPYGSRTHLLSNRLPMRAGGGGGLEKSSSLGELRGISAAAVLASSCSTRSLCVASDGAARVPAAAAGWSPAEDAREEGGEASGGGGRRRNAFNKIFKKKK
- the LOC144006527 gene encoding stromal interaction molecule 1-like isoform X5, with protein sequence MLSSFIRELVSAPMWNFGIVVESFPNIIPTCCFPNTNTRGRVFSFFFFLFFCVVTSWFRVKVNLQSCEYLCTLDRTLCEDENALLSFEAIRSIHKQMDDDADGTVDAAETDEFLREDLKYHDPKAKHSNFHRADLRISVQDMWDAWKNSEVYNWTGEQVAEWLQLSVELPQYAESFRKHGLDGRALPRLAVKNATLTAGVLKILERSHAQKLQLKALDTVLFGPPAGRQNRWKDLVLGASILAALGGCWFAYVQTRRSRDDLGKLMKDLEGLQRAEQSLLDMQEKLQKAQEDQRCVQVEKVKVEAELRHEIDAAKQEARRLRQLREGAENERSRQKYAEEELEQVRTALKKAERELEWRAGWSPPDALQMWLQLTHEVEVQYYNVKKQSAERQLLQAREGAEKIKKKRSSLFGTFHVAHSSSLDDVDHKILSAKQALADVTAALREKLHRWQNIENLTGFCLVSNPGLGALAAALNLDPSFLGLRPATPQHLLLSDDLDDMDEDILSPGTLKYAAWQMDRRVSDLWPLSGIADNQSPWKLSAPSLTPAQQRTVDSSTMFISQRDIMDRSDSDSPLPHPHSQSRSPYGSRTHLLSNRLPMRAGGGGGLEKSSSLGELRGISAAAVLASSCSTRSLCVASDGAARVPAAAAGWSPAEDAREEGGEASGGGGRRRNAFNKIFKKKK
- the LOC144006527 gene encoding stromal interaction molecule 1-like isoform X4, which produces MLSSFIRELVSAPMWNFGIVVESFPNIIPTCCFPNTNTRGRVFSFFFFLFFCVVTSWFRVKVNLQSCEYLCTLDRTLCEDENALLSFEAIRSIHKQMDDDADGTVDAAETDEFLREDLKYHDPKAKHSNFHRADLRISVQDMWDAWKNSEVYNWTGEQVAEWLQLSVELPQYAESFRKHGLDGRALPRLAVKNATLTAGVLKILERSHAQKLQLKALDTVLFGPPAVGRQNRWKDLVLGASILAALGGCWFAYVQTRRSRDDLGKLMKDLEGLQRAEQSLLDMQEKLQKAQEDQRCVQVEKVKVEAELRHEIDAAKQEARRLRQLREGAENERSRQKYAEEELEQVRTALKKAERELEWRAGWSPPDALQMWLQLTHEVEVQYYNVKKQSAERQLLQAREGAEKIKKKRSSLFGTFHVAHSSSLDDVDHKILSAKQALADVTAALREKLHRWQNIENLTGFCLVSNPGLGALAAALNLDPSFLGLRPATPQHLLLSDDLDDMDEDILSPGTLKYAAWQMDRRVSDLWPLSGIADNQSPWKLSAPSLTPAQQRTVDSSTMFISQRDIMDRSDSDSPLPHPHSQSRSPYGSRTHLLSNRLPMRAGGGGGLEKSSSLGELRGISAAAVLASSCSTRSLCVASDGAARVPAAAAGWSPAEDAREEGGEASGGGGRRRNAFNKIFKKKK
- the LOC144006527 gene encoding stromal interaction molecule 1-like isoform X3, with product MARVRLWLLCVLSVYAGKGERAQPDRQHQHQRQHSHAAAADLCTLDRTLCEDENALLSFEAIRSIHKQMDDDADGTVDAAETDEFLREDLKYHDPKAKHSNFHRADLRISVQDMWDAWKNSEVYNWTGEQVAEWLQLSVELPQYAESFRKHGLDGRALPRLAVKNATLTAGVLKILERSHAQKLQLKALDTVLFGPPAVGRQNRWKDLVLGASILAALGGCWFAYVQTRRSRDDLGKLMKDLEGLQRAEQSLLDMQEKLQKAQEDQRCVQVEKVKVEAELRHEIDAAKQEARRLRQLREGAENERSRQKYAEEELEQVEGRRHRQFFFARWSVRSTFCCCCCCCASAAGEDGAEKGREGAGVAGRLVAAGRAADVAAADARGGSPVLQRQEAERREAAAASQGGGREDQEEEKFSVWHVSRGPQLLAGRRRPQDPFCQALADVTAALREKLHRWQNIENLTGFCLVSNPGLGALAAALNLDPSFLGLRPATPQHLLLSDDLDDMDEDILSPGTLKYAAWQMDRRVSDLWPLSGIADNQSPWKLSAPSLTPAQQRTVDSSTMFISQRDIMDRSDSDSPLPHPHSQSRSPYGSRTHLLSNRLPMRAGGGGGLEKSSSLGELRGISAAAVLASSCSTRSLCVASDGAARVPAAAAGWSPAEDAREEGGEASGGGGRRRNAFNKIFKKKK
- the LOC144006527 gene encoding stromal interaction molecule 1-like isoform X2: MLSSFIRELVSAPMWNFGIVVESFPNIIPTCCFPNTNTRGRVFSFFFFLFFCVVTSWFRVKVNLQSCEYLCTLDRTLCEDENALLSFEAIRSIHKQMDDDADGTVDAAETDEFLREDLKYHDPKAKHSNFHRADLRISVQDMWDAWKNSEVYNWTGEQVAEWLQLSVELPQYAESFRKHGLDGRALPRLAVKNATLTAGVLKILERSHAQKLQLKALDTVLFGPPAGRQNRWKDLVLGASILAALGGCWFAYVQTRRSRDDLGKLMKDLEGLQRAEQSLLDMQEKLQKAQEDQRCVQVEKVKVEAELRHEIDAAKQEARRLRQLREGAENERSRQKYAEEELEQVEGRRHRQFFFARWSVRSTFCCCCCCCASAAGEDGAEKGREGAGVAGRLVAAGRAADVAAADARGGSPVLQRQEAERREAAAASQGGGREDQEEEKFSVWHVSRGPQLLAGRRRPQDPFCQALADVTAALREKLHRWQNIENLTGFCLVSNPGLGALAAALNLDPSFLGLRPATPQHLLLSDDLDDMDEDILSPGTLKYAAWQMDRRVSDLWPLSGIADNQSPWKLSAPSLTPAQQRTVDSSTMFISQRDIMDRSDSDSPLPHPHSQSRSPYGSRTHLLSNRLPMRAGGGGGLEKSSSLGELRGISAAAVLASSCSTRSLCVASDGAARVPAAAAGWSPAEDAREEGGEASGGGGRRRNAFNKIFKKKK